From one Geoalkalibacter halelectricus genomic stretch:
- a CDS encoding peptidylprolyl isomerase, whose amino-acid sequence MRLVLTFWLVVMALALPAAAEELAVISTDHGEIRIALHADKAPQTVENFIKLAREGFYDGLTFHRVVPGFVVQGGDPLGNGTGGPGYDIPAEIHPDLKHLTGTLATARKGDRVNPERRSSGSQFYICLAPQPQLDGDYTIFGQVVAGMEVVEKIQVGDRMNQVRIEGGP is encoded by the coding sequence ATGCGTTTGGTACTTACCTTCTGGCTGGTCGTGATGGCCTTGGCCCTGCCCGCCGCGGCCGAGGAATTGGCCGTCATCAGCACCGATCACGGCGAGATCCGCATCGCCCTCCATGCCGACAAGGCTCCGCAAACCGTTGAAAATTTCATCAAGCTGGCCCGCGAGGGATTCTACGACGGGCTCACTTTTCATCGCGTGGTGCCCGGTTTCGTGGTTCAAGGCGGTGACCCCCTGGGCAACGGCACCGGCGGGCCGGGCTACGACATTCCCGCCGAAATTCACCCCGACCTCAAGCATCTCACCGGCACCCTGGCCACGGCGCGCAAGGGCGACCGCGTCAATCCCGAGCGGCGCTCCTCGGGCTCGCAGTTCTACATCTGTCTGGCCCCTCAGCCCCAACTCGACGGGGACTACACCATTTTCGGCCAGGTCGTGGCGGGCATGGAGGTGGTGGAAAAAATCCAAGTCGGGGATCGCATGAATCAGGTGCGCATCGAAGGCGGCCCCTGA
- a CDS encoding NAD(P)H-dependent glycerol-3-phosphate dehydrogenase, with product MKIAVIGAGSWGTTLADMLARKGFAVTLWAYEADLVERMRRARENDLYLPGVSLAAGLDFTAELATAVAGKDLLLLVPPSQVLRVLMQQAVPHIAAGTLVVSASKGIETETLQTMSEVLEETLPTSLHSRLAYLSGPSFAKEVAAGMPTAVVVASRELEIARLVQDVVSTETFRAYTHTDVLGVELGGALKNVIALAAGVSDGLGFGHNSRAALITRGLAEMTRLGQAKGAQAATFAGLAGMGDLVLTCTGDLSRNRSVGIELGRGRKLKDILAGMKTVAEGVKTSLSTFRLAQKLGVEVPITEQMYRILYEDKDPRQAVVDLMARDLRHEND from the coding sequence ATGAAAATCGCAGTGATCGGCGCGGGAAGCTGGGGTACCACCCTGGCCGACATGCTGGCCCGCAAGGGTTTCGCGGTGACCCTCTGGGCTTACGAGGCGGATCTGGTCGAGCGCATGCGCCGCGCGCGCGAAAACGACCTCTACCTGCCCGGGGTGTCCCTGGCCGCGGGACTTGATTTCACTGCCGAACTTGCTACCGCCGTGGCCGGCAAGGATCTGCTTCTGCTGGTGCCGCCCTCCCAGGTGCTGCGGGTCCTCATGCAGCAGGCCGTGCCGCATATCGCCGCCGGCACCCTGGTGGTGAGTGCCTCCAAAGGCATCGAAACCGAGACCCTGCAGACCATGTCCGAGGTTCTCGAGGAAACCCTGCCCACCTCTCTGCATTCGCGCCTGGCCTATCTCTCCGGACCCTCCTTCGCCAAGGAAGTCGCCGCCGGCATGCCCACCGCGGTGGTGGTGGCGAGCCGCGAGCTTGAAATCGCCCGCCTGGTGCAGGATGTGGTCAGCACCGAAACTTTTCGCGCCTATACCCATACCGACGTGCTCGGCGTCGAACTCGGCGGCGCGTTGAAAAACGTCATCGCCCTGGCCGCCGGCGTCTCCGATGGCCTGGGTTTTGGGCACAACAGCCGCGCCGCGCTGATCACCCGCGGGCTGGCGGAAATGACCCGCCTGGGGCAGGCCAAGGGCGCGCAGGCGGCCACCTTTGCCGGGCTGGCCGGCATGGGTGATCTGGTGTTGACCTGCACCGGCGATCTGTCGCGCAACCGCAGCGTCGGCATCGAATTGGGGCGCGGGCGCAAGCTCAAGGATATCCTCGCCGGTATGAAAACGGTGGCCGAGGGGGTCAAGACCAGTCTCTCCACCTTCCGTCTGGCCCAAAAGCTCGGCGTCGAGGTACCCATCACCGAGCAGATGTATCGCATTCTCTACGAGGATAAAGACCCGCGCCAGGCCGTGGTCGATCTGATGGCGCGCGACCTCAGGCACGAAAACGACTAA
- a CDS encoding tetratricopeptide repeat protein yields the protein MESIRKLKKQILTEELKRRRRTRSKWPLVILALVLLAALGGGAWYHYNQENFALRKFQRAQELLVEKNYAEAARLFETLGKKHPDFPHADEALFRVGELQHLYLRKDQEALLTFLLVEKNYPESPFSLRAQQLAADIYMDRLEDYSRAVVAYQKLIDQGVVDSDQLQYRIAEAYFRLNNFEQARIEWQTLLQLFPESPLVPEVAYRVAVCWALEGDHQQAAEDFQAVHAAWPEHPYGLEARFGLASLLEEQEHLLEALDLLLELRDRYPRPEVLEQRIEQVKERIDKKQDAI from the coding sequence ATGGAGTCGATTCGGAAGCTGAAGAAGCAGATCTTGACGGAGGAATTGAAGCGCCGCCGCAGGACGAGGAGTAAATGGCCGCTGGTGATCCTGGCCCTGGTGCTGCTCGCGGCCCTCGGAGGCGGCGCCTGGTACCATTACAATCAGGAAAATTTCGCCCTCCGCAAGTTCCAGCGCGCCCAGGAACTGTTGGTGGAGAAAAATTATGCCGAAGCGGCGCGGCTCTTTGAGACCCTGGGCAAGAAGCATCCGGATTTTCCCCACGCCGACGAGGCGCTGTTTCGCGTCGGCGAACTTCAGCATCTCTACCTGCGCAAGGATCAGGAGGCGCTGCTGACCTTTTTGCTGGTGGAGAAGAACTACCCCGAGAGCCCCTTTAGCCTCAGGGCTCAGCAGCTGGCGGCCGACATCTACATGGACCGCCTCGAGGATTACAGTCGGGCGGTGGTCGCCTACCAGAAACTCATCGATCAGGGGGTTGTCGACAGTGACCAGCTTCAGTATCGTATCGCTGAGGCCTATTTTCGCCTGAACAACTTCGAGCAGGCCCGCATCGAGTGGCAGACTCTGCTGCAATTGTTTCCCGAGAGTCCCCTGGTTCCCGAGGTTGCTTATCGCGTCGCGGTCTGCTGGGCCCTCGAGGGCGACCACCAGCAAGCGGCCGAGGATTTCCAGGCCGTTCACGCCGCCTGGCCCGAGCATCCCTACGGTCTCGAAGCGCGCTTCGGGTTGGCCAGCCTGCTGGAGGAGCAGGAACACCTCCTCGAGGCCCTGGACCTTCTGCTGGAACTGCGCGACCGCTATCCGCGCCCCGAGGTGCTCGAGCAGCGCATCGAGCAGGTCAAGGAACGCATCGACAAAAAGCAAGACGCCATTTAG
- the gyrA gene encoding DNA gyrase subunit A encodes MLEPQPPNKFTVNIEDEMRKSYMDYAMSVIIGRALPDVRDGLKPVHRRVLFAMHDLGNEWNKPYKKSARVVGDVIGKYHPHGDSAVYDTIVRMAQDFSMRHPLVDGQGNFGSIDGDSAAAMRYTEVRMARLASELLADIEKETVDFGPNYDDSLQEPLVLPAKFPNLLVNGSEGIAVGMATKIPPHNLGEVIDGLVAIIDDPRLRIDELMEKIPGPDFPTAGFIFGIEGIREAYRSGRGIIHMRARALVEVDKRTGKEAIVVTEIPYQVNKAKLIEKIAELVKDKKIEGISDLRDESDRDGLRVVIELKKDVIPGVILNQLYKMTAMQSSFGIIMLAIVNGQPQILDLRRMLDLFIEHRKEVVTRRCIFDLKKAEARAHILEGLKIALENLDEVIAIIKDSASPAEAKERLMARFGFSDLQAQAILDMRLHRLTGLERDKILAEYQEVLALIARLKEILASEVEILKIIRGELLDIKEKFANPRRTEIVARTGELSLEDLIVEEDMVVTVSHTGYIKRNAVSLYRAQRRGGKGKTGMRPKEEDFVEKLFIASTHSYVLIFTDQGKVYWLKVHEIPQGGRAARGKAIVNLLNLAPGEQVMTVLPVKEFAQGRYIITATERGTVKKTDLMAYSNPRAGGIIALTIDEGDRLIAARLTDGGQDIILASRNGKSIRFPEADARPMGRTARGVRGMLLEGDDLVIGMETVTDATDATLVTVTENGYGKRTSLDEYRVQSRGGKGIITIKTSERNGKVVDIKLCEEDSDLMFITDRGKVLRTSVGHLSVIGRNTQGVRLMVLEPGERVVAVAKLAEKDEENGVDSEAEEADLDGGIEAPPQDEE; translated from the coding sequence ATGCTGGAACCCCAACCGCCCAACAAATTCACGGTCAACATCGAAGACGAGATGCGCAAGTCCTACATGGACTACGCCATGAGCGTCATCATCGGCCGCGCCCTGCCCGACGTGCGCGACGGCCTCAAGCCGGTGCATCGCCGGGTGTTGTTCGCCATGCACGATCTGGGCAACGAATGGAACAAGCCCTACAAAAAATCGGCGCGCGTGGTCGGTGACGTCATCGGTAAGTATCATCCCCACGGTGATTCGGCCGTTTACGACACCATCGTGCGCATGGCCCAGGATTTTTCCATGCGCCATCCCCTGGTCGACGGTCAGGGCAACTTCGGTTCCATCGACGGCGATTCGGCCGCCGCCATGCGTTACACCGAGGTGCGCATGGCGCGCCTGGCCTCGGAACTGCTTGCCGACATCGAAAAGGAAACCGTCGATTTCGGGCCCAACTACGATGATTCGCTCCAGGAGCCCCTGGTTCTGCCGGCCAAATTCCCCAATTTGCTGGTCAACGGCTCCGAAGGCATCGCCGTGGGCATGGCGACCAAGATTCCGCCGCATAATCTGGGCGAGGTCATCGACGGTCTGGTGGCCATCATCGACGATCCGCGCCTGCGCATCGACGAGCTGATGGAGAAAATCCCCGGACCGGATTTTCCCACCGCCGGTTTTATTTTCGGTATCGAGGGCATCCGCGAGGCCTATCGCAGCGGGCGCGGCATCATCCACATGCGCGCCCGTGCCCTGGTCGAGGTGGACAAGCGTACCGGCAAGGAAGCCATCGTCGTCACCGAAATCCCCTATCAGGTCAACAAGGCCAAGCTCATCGAGAAGATCGCCGAGCTGGTCAAGGACAAGAAAATCGAAGGCATCTCCGATTTGCGTGACGAATCCGACCGCGACGGGCTGCGCGTCGTCATCGAGCTGAAAAAAGACGTGATTCCCGGCGTCATTCTCAATCAGCTCTACAAGATGACCGCCATGCAGTCGTCCTTCGGCATCATCATGCTCGCCATTGTCAACGGCCAGCCGCAGATTCTCGATCTGCGCCGCATGCTCGATCTGTTCATCGAGCACCGCAAGGAAGTGGTGACGCGGCGCTGCATCTTCGATCTGAAAAAGGCCGAGGCCCGTGCCCATATCCTCGAAGGCCTCAAGATCGCCCTGGAAAACCTCGATGAGGTGATCGCCATCATCAAGGATTCAGCCAGCCCCGCCGAAGCCAAGGAGCGGTTGATGGCGCGCTTCGGCTTCAGCGATCTGCAGGCCCAGGCGATCCTCGACATGCGCCTGCATCGCTTGACCGGCCTGGAGCGCGACAAGATTCTCGCCGAGTACCAGGAAGTGCTGGCCCTGATCGCGCGCCTCAAGGAAATTCTCGCCAGCGAGGTCGAGATCCTCAAGATCATTCGCGGCGAGTTGCTCGACATCAAGGAGAAGTTCGCCAACCCTCGGCGCACCGAGATCGTGGCGCGTACCGGCGAGTTGTCCCTGGAGGATCTCATCGTCGAGGAGGACATGGTGGTGACCGTGTCCCACACGGGCTACATCAAGCGCAACGCCGTCTCCCTCTATCGCGCCCAGCGCCGCGGCGGCAAGGGCAAGACCGGCATGCGCCCCAAGGAAGAGGATTTCGTCGAGAAGCTCTTCATCGCCTCGACGCACAGCTACGTGCTGATCTTCACCGACCAGGGCAAGGTCTATTGGCTCAAGGTCCATGAAATTCCCCAGGGCGGCCGCGCGGCGCGCGGCAAGGCGATCGTCAACCTTCTCAATCTCGCCCCCGGCGAGCAGGTCATGACGGTGTTGCCGGTCAAGGAATTCGCCCAGGGGCGCTACATTATCACCGCCACCGAGCGCGGTACGGTGAAAAAGACCGATCTCATGGCCTATTCCAATCCCCGCGCGGGTGGCATCATCGCCCTGACCATCGACGAGGGGGATCGGCTCATCGCGGCGCGGCTCACCGACGGCGGCCAGGACATCATCCTGGCCAGCCGCAACGGCAAATCCATCCGCTTCCCCGAGGCCGACGCGCGGCCCATGGGGCGCACCGCGCGCGGTGTGCGCGGCATGCTGCTGGAGGGCGACGATCTGGTGATCGGTATGGAAACCGTCACCGACGCCACCGACGCCACCCTGGTCACGGTCACGGAAAACGGCTACGGCAAACGCACCAGCCTCGATGAGTACCGGGTGCAGAGCCGCGGCGGCAAGGGCATCATCACCATCAAAACCTCCGAGCGCAACGGCAAGGTGGTGGATATCAAGCTGTGCGAGGAAGATTCGGACCTGATGTTCATCACCGACCGCGGCAAGGTGTTGCGCACCTCCGTTGGGCATCTCTCGGTCATCGGCCGCAACACCCAGGGCGTGCGTCTGATGGTGCTCGAACCCGGCGAGCGGGTGGTGGCGGTGGCCAAGCTGGCGGAGAAGGATGAAGAAAATGGAGTCGATTCGGAAGCTGAAGAAGCAGATCTTGACGGAGGAATTGAAGCGCCGCCGCAGGACGAGGAGTAA
- the gyrB gene encoding DNA topoisomerase (ATP-hydrolyzing) subunit B, which yields MSDKQQDLLTSLEKKDYGADSIKILEGLAAVRKRPAMYIGSTGPAGLHHLVYELVDNSIDEALAGHCSEVAVTIHLDGSVTVEDNGRGIPTDMHPTMKKSAAEVVLTVLHAGGKFDNDSYKVSGGLHGVGVSVVNALAERLELEIRRNNTIHRQTYQRGIPDAPLREDGPTKKRGTSITFWPDAQIFETTEFSFETLSQRLRELAFLNGGVTIHILDERSEKKHDFHYEGGIISFVEYLNRAKTPLHAQPIYIRGEKEGVEMEVAIQYNDGYDEKIFSFANNINTHEGGTHLVGFKAALTRTMNSYATANNLLKNIKTTISGDDLREGMTAVISVKIPDPQFEGQTKTKLGNSEIKGYVETLMNEKLAEFLEENPAVAKKILEKGIEAARAREAARKARDLTRRKGALEGLSLPGKLADCQEKDPAHSEIYLVEGDSAGGSAKQGRDRRTQAILPLKGKILNVEKARFDKMLTSAEIRTLITAMGTGIGKDDFDIAKLRYHRIIIMTDADVDGSHIRTLLLTFFFRQMPELIERGYLYIAQPPLYKVKRGKKEIYLKDDASLLEYLLDEGTEGATVQMEKTGKVLRGKQIIPMLRSIIEFNNLFDKMVHKGINREVLNIFVRGKIQNGFADMVDLTPLAERLKAEEPRADFQVLQDPARIFFILGNLRARIDQSALEALSSQEYKLLLAAYRKVEDICLDEKAFISYEGKDVVEVGDRQELLKHFLDRAKKGQYIQRYKGLGEMNPEQLWETTMNPEPGKRVLLQVKIEDAVEADEIFTVLMGDQVEPRRDFIERNALNVSNLDI from the coding sequence ATGAGTGACAAACAGCAGGATCTTCTCACATCCCTGGAAAAAAAGGATTACGGCGCCGATAGCATCAAGATCCTTGAAGGCCTGGCGGCGGTTCGCAAGCGTCCGGCCATGTATATCGGTTCCACGGGTCCGGCCGGCCTGCACCATCTGGTCTACGAGCTGGTGGACAATTCCATCGACGAGGCCCTGGCCGGTCACTGCAGCGAGGTCGCGGTGACCATTCACCTCGACGGCTCGGTGACGGTGGAGGACAACGGCCGCGGCATTCCGACGGATATGCATCCGACCATGAAGAAATCCGCCGCCGAGGTGGTGTTGACCGTTTTGCACGCTGGCGGCAAGTTCGACAACGACTCCTACAAGGTCTCCGGCGGTCTGCACGGTGTCGGCGTGTCGGTGGTCAACGCCCTGGCCGAGCGGCTGGAACTGGAAATTCGCCGCAACAACACCATTCATCGCCAGACCTATCAGCGCGGCATTCCCGATGCGCCTCTGCGCGAGGACGGTCCCACCAAGAAGCGCGGCACCAGCATCACCTTCTGGCCCGATGCGCAAATTTTCGAGACCACCGAGTTCTCCTTTGAAACGCTCTCGCAGCGCCTGCGCGAACTGGCCTTTCTTAATGGCGGGGTGACCATTCACATTCTCGACGAGCGCAGCGAAAAAAAGCACGATTTTCACTACGAAGGCGGCATCATCTCCTTTGTCGAATACCTCAACCGGGCCAAGACGCCCCTGCACGCCCAACCCATCTACATCCGCGGCGAAAAGGAAGGGGTAGAGATGGAGGTGGCGATCCAGTACAACGACGGCTACGACGAAAAAATCTTTTCCTTCGCCAACAACATTAATACCCACGAAGGCGGCACCCATCTGGTCGGCTTCAAGGCGGCGCTGACGCGCACCATGAATAGCTACGCCACCGCCAACAACCTGCTCAAGAACATCAAGACCACCATCTCCGGCGATGATTTGCGTGAGGGCATGACCGCGGTCATCTCGGTGAAAATCCCCGATCCGCAGTTCGAAGGCCAGACCAAGACCAAGTTGGGCAACTCGGAAATCAAGGGCTACGTGGAAACCCTGATGAACGAGAAGCTTGCCGAATTTCTCGAGGAAAATCCCGCGGTGGCGAAAAAGATCCTGGAGAAGGGCATCGAGGCGGCGCGCGCCCGCGAAGCGGCGCGCAAGGCGCGTGATCTGACCCGCCGCAAGGGCGCCTTGGAGGGTTTGTCCCTGCCCGGCAAACTTGCCGACTGCCAGGAGAAGGATCCCGCCCATTCGGAAATTTATCTGGTCGAGGGTGACTCGGCGGGCGGCAGCGCCAAGCAGGGTCGCGACCGGCGCACCCAGGCGATTTTGCCGTTGAAGGGCAAGATTCTCAACGTCGAGAAGGCGCGTTTCGACAAGATGCTCACCTCGGCCGAAATCCGTACCCTGATCACCGCCATGGGCACCGGCATCGGCAAGGACGATTTCGACATTGCCAAGCTGCGCTACCACCGCATCATCATCATGACCGACGCCGACGTCGACGGCTCGCATATCCGTACCCTGCTGCTGACCTTTTTCTTTCGGCAGATGCCCGAGCTCATCGAGCGCGGCTACCTCTACATCGCCCAGCCGCCGCTCTACAAGGTCAAGCGCGGTAAAAAGGAGATTTATCTCAAGGACGACGCCAGTCTGCTCGAATATCTCCTCGACGAGGGCACCGAGGGCGCCACGGTGCAGATGGAGAAAACCGGCAAGGTGCTGCGCGGCAAGCAGATCATCCCCATGTTGCGCAGCATCATCGAGTTCAACAACCTGTTCGACAAGATGGTGCATAAGGGCATCAACCGCGAGGTGCTCAACATCTTCGTGCGCGGCAAGATCCAGAACGGTTTTGCCGACATGGTCGATCTGACGCCCCTGGCCGAGCGGCTCAAGGCCGAGGAGCCGCGCGCCGATTTCCAGGTGCTTCAGGATCCGGCGCGGATTTTTTTCATCCTCGGCAATCTGCGCGCGCGCATCGACCAGAGCGCCTTGGAAGCGCTCTCCTCCCAGGAATACAAGCTGCTGCTCGCCGCCTACCGCAAGGTTGAGGACATCTGCCTCGACGAAAAAGCCTTCATCTCCTATGAAGGCAAGGACGTGGTGGAGGTCGGCGACCGTCAGGAACTGCTCAAGCATTTCCTCGACCGCGCCAAGAAGGGGCAATACATTCAGCGCTACAAAGGCTTGGGGGAGATGAACCCCGAGCAGTTGTGGGAAACCACCATGAACCCCGAGCCGGGCAAGCGTGTGTTGCTGCAAGTCAAGATCGAGGACGCCGTGGAGGCCGACGAGATTTTTACCGTGCTCATGGGCGATCAGGTCGAACCGCGCCGCGACTTTATCGAGCGCAACGCCCTCAACGTATCGAACCTGGATATCTAA
- the recF gene encoding DNA replication/repair protein RecF (All proteins in this family for which functions are known are DNA-binding proteins that assist the filamentation of RecA onto DNA for the initiation of recombination or recombinational repair.) — protein sequence MVIRFLEFKFFRNLAPTQCRPAADFNVLWGHNAQGKTNFLEAIYLLGILKSFRTQRNEELIAAGTNLARLRGELLSAAVARQVELLIEPQQKRIHLDGKRVKKAGEILGVLRPVLFSPDEVNLVKGSPGGRRDFIDRALLQADPTYLERIQDYLRILRQRNRLLRQGAPERDLAPWSESLAVSGARIYADRRQFVAQLLPQLQSAYARITEAREQAALHCPASAADEDAEQLRTKLHRLAREERRLGQTLVGPHREDPQFLVDGRNLRAYGSQGQQRCFILAFKAAQIEHLEQTTGESPVLLLDDITSELDSRRKSYLFEFLRERRGQVFLTTTDAEPLRREGLAQARFFHVKRGQLHDE from the coding sequence ATGGTGATTCGGTTTCTCGAGTTTAAATTTTTCCGCAATCTGGCGCCGACCCAGTGCCGCCCGGCTGCGGATTTCAATGTTCTGTGGGGCCACAATGCCCAGGGCAAGACCAATTTTCTCGAGGCAATCTATCTTTTAGGAATTCTTAAAAGTTTTCGCACCCAACGCAACGAGGAGCTGATCGCCGCCGGCACCAACCTGGCGCGCCTGCGCGGGGAACTTCTGTCCGCGGCGGTTGCCCGCCAGGTCGAATTGCTCATCGAACCGCAGCAAAAGCGGATTCATCTCGATGGGAAAAGGGTGAAAAAGGCGGGGGAAATTCTCGGAGTTTTGCGCCCCGTGCTTTTTTCTCCCGACGAGGTCAATCTGGTCAAGGGATCGCCCGGGGGACGGCGTGATTTTATCGATCGCGCCCTGCTGCAGGCTGATCCGACTTATCTTGAGCGCATCCAGGATTATCTGCGCATTCTGCGCCAGCGCAACCGCCTGTTGCGCCAGGGCGCCCCGGAACGCGACCTGGCGCCCTGGAGCGAAAGTCTGGCGGTAAGCGGTGCCCGGATTTACGCCGATCGCCGCCAATTCGTCGCGCAGCTGCTCCCGCAGCTGCAAAGCGCTTACGCGCGCATCACCGAAGCGCGCGAACAAGCCGCGTTGCACTGCCCGGCAAGCGCCGCGGATGAGGACGCCGAACAGCTGCGGACCAAGCTACATCGCCTGGCCCGCGAGGAACGGCGCCTGGGACAGACCCTGGTCGGTCCGCACCGCGAGGATCCCCAATTTCTGGTCGACGGGCGCAATCTGCGCGCCTATGGCTCCCAGGGGCAACAGCGCTGTTTCATTCTGGCCTTCAAGGCGGCGCAGATCGAACACTTGGAACAAACCACCGGCGAATCTCCGGTGCTGTTGTTGGACGATATTACCAGTGAACTCGACAGCCGCCGCAAAAGCTACCTTTTTGAGTTTTTGCGCGAGCGTCGCGGCCAGGTGTTTCTCACCACCACCGATGCCGAGCCTCTGCGACGCGAAGGCCTGGCCCAGGCACGTTTCTTTCACGTGAAAAGAGGACAATTGCACGATGAGTGA
- the dnaN gene encoding DNA polymerase III subunit beta has product MKFTIEKQVFLKGLGRVQGIVERKNTIPVLANVLIEAGDDRATLTATDLEVGMKAAYPAQVDSPGRITVSAKKLFEIIRELPEGEISFKAKENCWIEIRCGKALFNLVGLSPEEFPFFPSPDQSQAIVLPSAELAAMIEKTAFAMSTDETKYNLNGLFFRATPGEADTSLALVATDGHRLTKISCPISPSDCPELAKGVIFPRKGIHELRKLAEEGEEDIRLSFRENSAVISKSSTTIIMRLVDGQFPDYDRVIPKANDLVAEIPAEPFFHALRRMSTLASEKSKGVRLAFKPDLLEISSSNPELGDAREDLEIAYQGPEMALGFNARYLTDILQVSTDEKILFRIKDNLSPGLITPTDGKNYLAVIMPMRL; this is encoded by the coding sequence ATGAAATTCACCATTGAAAAGCAGGTTTTTCTCAAAGGCTTGGGCAGGGTTCAGGGAATCGTCGAGCGCAAGAACACCATCCCGGTGCTTGCCAATGTACTCATCGAAGCAGGCGATGACCGCGCTACCCTTACCGCCACCGATCTTGAGGTGGGCATGAAAGCCGCCTATCCCGCCCAGGTGGACAGCCCCGGCCGCATCACCGTTTCGGCAAAAAAACTGTTTGAGATCATCCGTGAACTGCCCGAGGGAGAGATTTCCTTCAAGGCCAAGGAGAATTGCTGGATCGAGATTCGCTGCGGCAAGGCGTTGTTCAACCTGGTGGGTTTGTCTCCGGAGGAATTTCCTTTCTTTCCCTCTCCCGACCAAAGCCAGGCCATCGTGCTGCCGAGCGCCGAGTTGGCCGCGATGATCGAGAAAACCGCCTTCGCCATGTCGACGGATGAAACCAAGTACAACCTCAACGGTCTGTTTTTTCGTGCCACCCCCGGCGAGGCGGACACCAGTCTGGCCCTGGTCGCCACCGATGGCCATCGCCTCACCAAAATCAGCTGCCCCATTTCTCCAAGCGATTGCCCCGAGTTGGCCAAAGGTGTGATTTTTCCCCGCAAAGGCATTCACGAACTGCGCAAACTCGCCGAGGAGGGCGAGGAGGACATTCGCCTGAGCTTTCGGGAAAACAGCGCCGTGATCAGCAAGTCCTCCACGACCATCATCATGCGTCTGGTCGACGGACAGTTTCCTGATTATGATCGGGTCATTCCCAAGGCCAACGACCTGGTGGCGGAAATCCCGGCGGAGCCGTTTTTTCACGCTCTGCGCCGTATGTCGACCCTGGCCAGTGAAAAATCCAAGGGCGTGCGCCTGGCCTTCAAGCCCGATCTATTGGAAATATCTTCCTCCAACCCCGAACTCGGCGATGCCCGGGAGGATCTGGAAATCGCCTATCAGGGTCCGGAGATGGCACTGGGCTTCAACGCACGCTACCTCACGGACATCCTGCAAGTCAGTACCGACGAGAAGATCCTGTTCAGGATCAAGGATAACCTCTCTCCCGGCCTGATCACCCCTACCGACGGAAAAAATTATTTGGCAGTTATCATGCCGATGCGGTTATAA